A window of Castanea sativa cultivar Marrone di Chiusa Pesio chromosome 1, ASM4071231v1 contains these coding sequences:
- the LOC142622598 gene encoding subtilisin-like protease SBT3.3 isoform X1, with translation MGNKMSPLFVLVYLFLVLNGEGIITNVEAKSNVHIIYLGERQYDEPKLITDLHHDMLAKVVGSNEMASDLMVYSYKHGFSGFAAKLTKSQAQKLAELPGVVRVIPNRLHKLQTTRSWDFLGLSSHSPNNILHSSNMGDGAIIGVFDTGLWPESRVFRDEGLGPVPPRWRGVCKSGEKFNASTHCNRKIIGARWYINGFLAEYGKPLNTSGDQEFLSPRDANGHGTHTASTAGGSFVGNVSYKGLGSGTVRGGAPRARLAIYKVCWDILGGQCSSADILKAFDDAIHDGVDVLSLSIGSSIPLFSDVDERDGIATGSFHAVARGITVVCGAANEGPSAYTVHNTAPWILTVAASTMDRAFPTSITLGNNKTLLGQAIFTGKEIGFTDLVYLESTEFDPNAAGMCEDLSLNNISVSGKVVLCFTSTARRIALVQASAVVKEAGGVGVIVAKKPSDAFSSCDADFPCIEVDYEIGTRILFYIRSTRSPLVKLSPSKTIVGKPVSPKVAYFSSRGPNSIAPAILKPDITAPGVNILAATSPLGQFMDGGYAMLSGTSMSTPHISGIVALLKVLHPHWSPAAIKSALITTAWQTGPSGLPIFAEGSSQNLANPFDFGGGIVNANGAADPGLVYDMGTTDYIHYLCAMAYNNSAISRLTGQSTVCPSTKVSILDVNLPSITIPNLRNSSTITRTVTNVGALKTIYRAVIEPPIGIMVSVKPDVLVFNSTVKKISFKVTISTTHKVNTGYYFGSLTWTNGVHAVRSPLSVRTELLQSYADDN, from the exons ATGGGCAACAAAATGAGTCCCTTGTTTGTCTTAGTATATCTATTTTTGGTTCTGAATGGCGAGGGCATCATAACAAACGTGGAGGCTAAGAGCAAT GTTCACATAATTTATCTGGGAGAGAGGCAGTACGATGAACCCAAGTTGATCACAGATTTACATCATGATATGCTTGCAAAAGTAGTAGGGAG CAATGAAATGGCGTCAGACTTGATGGTCTACAGTTACAAACATGGCTTCTCTGGATTCGCAGCCAAGCTCACGAAGTCTCAAGCACAAAAACTTGCTG AGTTGCCTGGTGTTGTTCGAGTCATACCAAATAGGCTTCACAAGCTGCAGACAACTAGGAGCTGGGATTTTCTTGGTCTCTCTTCTCATTCTCCTAACAATATTCTTCACAGTAGTAATATGGGTGATGGAGCTATCATTGGTGTCTTTGATACAG GACTATGGCCAGAGTCCAGAGTTTTCAGAGATGAAGGCCTTGGGCCAGTTCCACCTCGTTGGAGGGGTGTCTGTAAATCTGGGGAGAAATTCAATGCCTCAACACACTGCAACAGGAAAATTATTGGAGCGCGATGGTACATCAATGGATTTCTTGCTGAGTACGGAAAGCCATTGAACACATCTGGAGACCAAGAATTTTTATCTCCAAGAGATGCAAATGGACATGGCACACACACAGCCAGCACAGCTGGTGGTTCATTTGTGGGCAATGTTAGCTACAAGGGCCTTGGATCTGGAACTGTTAGAGGTGGTGCACCTCGTGCTCGCTTAGCCATATACAAGGTTTGCTGGGATATACTTGGAGGCCAATGTTCATCAGCTGATATACTCAAAGCCTTTGATGATGCCATACATGATGGGGTTGATGTTTTATCTTTGTCAATTGGGTCTTCCATTCCTCTGTTCTCAGATGTTGATGAACGTGATGGCATTGCAACTGGTTCATTCCATGCTGTGGCTAGGGGCATCACTGTAGTTTGTGGAGCTGCAAATGAAGGACCTTCAGCATATACAGTACATAACACAGCACCATGGATCTTAACTGTTGCAGCAAGCACTATGGATCGAGCATTTCCTACATCCATTACACTTGGAAACAATAAAACTTTACTG GGTCAAGCCATTTTTACAGGAAAGGAGATAGGTTTTACAGACTTGGTATACCTGGAATCCACAGAATTTGATCCTAATGCAGCAGG TATGTGTGAAGACCTTTCACTCAATAACATTTCAGTATCTGGGAAGGTGGTGCTCTGCTTCACTTCAACTGCTCGTCGGATTGCTTTAGTACAAGCATCAGCAGTTGTAAAAGAAGCAGGAGGTGTTGGGGTTATTGTTGCCAAGAAGCCCAGTGATGCCTTTTCTTCATGTGACGCTGACTTCCCATGCATTGAAGTTGACTATGAAATTGGCACCAGGATACTATTTTACATCAGGTCTACCAG GTCTCCTCTAGTAAAGTTAAGCCCTTCCAAAACAATTGTGGGCAAGCCAGTATCACCCAAGGTGGCCTATTTCTCATCCAGGGGGCCTAACTCTATTGCACCAGCAATTCTCAAG CCAGATATAACTGCACCTGGTGTCAACATATTAGCTGCCACTTCTCCCCTTGGTCAATTTATGGATGGTGGATATGCCATGCTATCTGGAACTTCAATGTCAACTCCTCATATCTCAGGCATTGTGGCACTTCTCAAAGTGTTGCATCCTCACTGGTCCCCAGCAGCCATTAAATCAGCTCTTATCACAACTG CATGGCAGACTGGTCCATCTGGTTTACCAATCTTTGCCGAGGGATCTTCTCAAAACCTTGCTAATCCATTTGACTTTGGAGGTGGCATTGTAAATGCAAATGGGGCAGCAGACCCTGGACTGGTATATGACATGGGCACAACTGACTATATACATTACCTCTGTGCCATGGCTTACAACAACTCTGCTATCTCTCGGCTCACAGGGCAATCCACTGTGTGCCCCAGTACTAAAGTCTCCATTTTGGATGTAAATCTACCTTCCATAACCATACCAAATCTCAGAAATTCTTCCACTATCACCCGAACTGTTACAAATGTTGGAGCCTTGAAAACCATTTATAGAGCTGTTATTGAACCTCCAATTGGCATTATGGTATCGGTAAAGCCTGATGTCTTGGTCTTCAACTCTACTGTCAAGAAGATCTCCTTCAAGGTTACAATCTCCACAACCCACAAGGTGAACACTGGCTACTATTT